The Streptomyces sp. GSL17-111 region ATCGTGGCCTTCTGCGTCGCCATGCACCGTGGTTTCAAGCGGAACGGCTGGCTCTAGGGGGCGTTCCGGAGGGAGCGTCGTCCGCGCCCCCGGGGCCGGGACGGTCGGGGTCGGCCGCTTCGGTGACGGCGGCCTCCTCCGGACCGCCCGCCGCGGCGGGCCCCGGCGCGCGCAGCACGAGCAGCAGCCCGGCCAGGATGACGCCGAGCGCGGGGTAGGCGACGGCCGGCGGCGTCTGGCCCAGCCACAGCGCGGCGATCAGCGCCGCACCCGGAGTCTCCAGGAGGATCGCCGTGGACGTCACCGACGGGCCCAGGCCGCGCACGACGCGGTTGAGGACGGAGTGGCCGAGCAGCTGCGCGGTCACCGTCAGGACGACGAGTTTCAGCCACGTCTCGCCGCTGTACCCGGCGCCCAGGTCCGCGCCCGCGACCAGGCACGCCACCAGCAGCAGGACGGCCGTCGTGGTGTAGCAGACGAACGTGTACGCCGTCGTGGAGACCGTCCGGCGCACCTCGGAGCCCAGCAGCACGTACCCCGCCGCCGCCATGCCACCGGCGAGGGCCAGGGCGTCCCCGGCCAGCGCGCGCGGGGAGAGCGACAGGTCGACGCCGGTCAGCAGGAGCACGCCCGCGAACGCGACCGCCGTCCCCGCCCACACCGGTCTCGGCTGCCGGTGGCCGCGCAGCCGCAGCAGCAGCGTCGTCCAGATCGGAGTGGTCGTCACCAGGGCCGTCGAGGAGGCGACGGACGTCATGCTGAGGCTGGGCAGCCACAGCGCGAAGTGGAGGGCGAGCAGAGCACCGGCCGCCCCCGCGAGCAGGACGGTCCGGCCGCTGAGCCCGGCCAGCTCGGCGCGGTGCCGGGCGAGGGCGATCGGGGTGAGCACGCCGACGGCCATGGCGTTGCGCCAGAACGCGATGGCGAGTGCGGGCGCCGCCGTGGCGGCGATGAGCGGCGCGGACAGGGAGATGCCGGAGACGGCCACGGCGAGCAGGAACAGGTCCGTGCCGTGCCCCTGCCCGGCACCGGTGGACCGGGCCGTGGGCACCTCGCCCTTCCCGCGCTGAGCGCCCACGTGCGTGCTCCTCCCGACCGGCTGTACGACAACCGGACCAGCCTACGGCGCGGCCCGGCCGGGCGAAGCCCGCACGGTAGGGTCGGGCCATGACCGAGACCACGCCCGGAGCGTCCGGGGCCCTGTTCGGGCGGGCTCTGATCGAGGAAGCCGCGAAGAAGTCCGCCCTCGTGTGGGTGCGCGGCCCGCAGGGCGGCCCGGCCCGCGCGCTGTGGCACGTGTGGCACGACGGCGCGGTCTGCCTCGTCGGGGACGGCCCGGCCGAGCAGCCGCTGGAGGGCCTCGGCCTGACGGACGGCGCGGCCGCGACGGTCAGCGCCCGCAGCAAGGACAAGGGCGGCCGGCTCGTCGTCTGGCCCGCCCGCGTCACGGTGCTGGAAACGGGCGGCGAGGCGTGGACGGCCACGGCGGAGGAGCTGAAGGGCAAGCGGCTGAACGCCCCGGACTTCGAGGCCCTGCTCGACCGCTGGGGCCGCGAGTGCCGGGTCCTGCGCCTGACGCCCGCCGGGGAGCCGGTGGAGGCGCCCGGCACGATGCCGTCCGCCGCCGTGGCGGCCCCGCCCGTGCCCACTCCGGCGACCACGCGCCGACCCGCTCCTGCGGCACTCCCCCGGCTCCTGCGCGGGAAGCGCCGCGCCTGACGCCCGTCCCACACCTCCCGGACGCCTCCCGCCCCGGCCCGGCTCGCGTCCGGCACCGGAGCGTCACTCCGGAGGCGCCTCCGCGGTGATCTTCTTGCCGTAGTCGACGACCTGGTCGTCCTGCGGGGCGCGCAGGGAGAACTCCTTGCCCCAGTCGGACATGGTGATGACGCCCGCGTCCCCGGCCCGCTCCAGCCGCAGCGGGTACGGCGTGCCGATGAGGGAGACGTCCATCATGCCGCCGTCCCCGCCGTCGGCCGTGACACGGATCGTGCGGACGCCGTCGACCTCCCCGCGCTCGCCGGTCTCCCGCTTCCCGTCCATGGCGAGCACGCCCTCCAGCAGGACGTCCAGCTCCGTGAAGCCGCTGAGCTGCGCGTAGGCCGGATCGCCCGGGGGCACCTTCACGTACTTGCCGTCGAGCTTGCCCGCGGCCTCCCGGTCGCTCTCGGTGGGCTCCTCGCCCTCCTGCCCCTGCTGGGCCCAGAAGTCGGCGTCGGCTTTGAGGAAGAGGTCCTTCTCGACCCGCAGCAGCTCGAAGCGGCTGCCGCCCCTGGCGGACACCTCGCCTATGCCGCCGGCGTCCGTGAGCCGCATGTCGAGCCGGTAGGTGCGGCCCTCGCTGAGCAGCGTGCCGGTGAGCCGCACGGCGTCGGCCCGCTCCGCCGCCGCCCGGGCCTTGTCCTCGACCTGCTCGGCGGTCAACTTCCCGACGCCGTTGGTGCCCGCGTCCGGGTCCTCGCCGCCGCAGGCCGTGAGCATCGCCACAAGCCCCGTCCCCACGGCCCCCAGCACAACCCTTCTGCCGATCCGGGCCATTGCGGGACGTACTGCGGTCACGGCGGTCTTCCTCCGATGACGGTGGGCGTGGGGAACCGCACCCTACCCTTCCGCCCGGGGCACCTGACCGTGAAGGTCCGGCAGCGGTCGCCGTACCATCGTCGTATGGCTACCGACACGTACGGACCGGCTCCCACCGACGAGGCGGTGCGCGCCGCGCTCGCCACGGTGAACGATCCGGAGATCCACCGTCCGATCACCGACCTCGGCATGGTCAAGTCCGTCGACATCGCCGCCGACGGCTCGGTGGCGGTCGCCGTCTACCTCACCGTCTCGGGCTGTCCGATGCGTGAGACGATCGTCTCACGGGTCACCGAGGCGGTGCGCGGGGTCGCGGGGGTGACCGGCGTCGAGGTGGAGCTGGACGTCATGAGCGACGAGCAGCGCCGTGAGCTGGCCACGTCCCTACGGGGTGGCCAGGCCGAGCGCGAGGTGCCGTTCGCCCAGCCGAACTCCCTCACCCGCGTGTACTGCGTGGCCTCCGGCAAGGGCGGCGTCGGCAAGTCGTCCGTGACGGTGAACCTGGCCGCCGCGATGGCGGCCGACGGGCTGAAGGTCGGCGTCGTGGACGCGGACATCTACGGCCACTCGGTGCCGCGCATGCTGGGCGCCGAGGGCCGGCCCACCCAGGTCGAGGACATGATCATGCCGCCGTCCGCGCACGGCGTGAAGGTGATCTCCATCGGCATGTTCACCCCGGGCAACGCCCCGGTCGTGTGGCGCGGGCCGATGCTGCACCGCGCGCTCCAGCAGTTCCTCGCCGACGTCTACTGGGGCGACCTGGACGTGCTCCTGCTCGACCTGCCGCCCGGCACCGGCGACATCGCCATCTCCGTGGCCCAGCTGATCCCCAACGCCGAGATCCTGGTCGTCACCACTCCGCAGCAGGCCGCCGCCGAGGTGGCCGAACGGGCCGGTTCGATCGCCGTGCAGACGCACCAGAAGATCGTGGGCGTCGTGGAGAACATGTCGGGGCTGCCCTGCCCGCACTGTGACGAGATGGTGGACGTCTTCGGCACCGGCGGCGGTCAGCGCGTCGCCGAGGGCCTCTCCCGCACGACGGGCACGAACGTGCCGGTGCTCGGCGCCATCCCCATCGACGTCCGGCTGCGCGAGGGCGGCGACGAGGGCAAGCCGGTGGTCCTGACGGACCCGGATTCGCCGGCCGGTGCCGCGATCCGCTCCGTCGCGGGCAAGCTGGGCGGCCGTCAGCGCGGCCTGTCGGGCCTGTCCCTGGGCATCACGCCGCGCAACAAGTTCTGAGCGGCCACGGCGCCGTCCGGCACGCGGTGGAGGGCGGGACCGCGCACGGTCCCGCCCTCCACCGCGTGCGCGTGACGTCTCACTCCGTCTCGACGGCCGACGCCGCGTAGGCCGTGATGTCCTGGATCACGCTGAAGCCGAGGCCGTAGGCGCTCATACCGCGCCCGTAGGCCCCGATGTGGACGTCGTTCCCCGCCGAGCCCGCCAGCACCCAGCCGTACTCGGAGTCGCGGTGGTGGAACGGCGTGGGCGTGCCGTCCACCGGCAGGTTCAGCGTCGACCAGCCCTCGCCCCCGACGTGGTCGGCGAGGTCCCAGGCGATGGCCGTCTGCTGGTCGAGCCAGTCCTGCCGCAGCGCCCGCTCCATGTGGGTGGGCCAGGTGCACGACAGCAGGCCGGAACCGGCCAGCCAGGCCGCCGAGGAGACCGAGGTGGCCTCCAGCATCCCCGTGCCGTCCGCACTGCGGCGCAGCGGACGGCTCGCCACGGTGACGACGACGGCGAAGCGCTGCTCGTCGGGGCTCGTCTCCACCCGCAGCGACGGCTCGTCACCGTGGCCGGTGGAGCCGTGTTCGACGGTGCCGTCAGCCGCGGCACCGACCTGCATCAGCCAGCGCGGTCCGGTGAACGCCTCGTCCAGCCCGTACCACGGGAAGGCGGCCATGAGGTACCCGTCCACGCTGCGGTGTGCGGTCGGAGCCGGGGCGAACGCCGGTGTCTGTGCCGCCCGTCTGGTGCTCTCCATGTGCGCGAAGCCTCCTCGCCGGTGACACCCGGGCTTACTGCCCTGGACACAGGGAGGATAACTACCAGGACGCGCCGTGTCCGATCAGGGGATCAGTTGATCAGGTGATGAATCCGACGTGTCATGCCTCAGGTGGCGTCCGCGTCGAACGGCGGCGGGGTCCGCGCGGGCTCCACGTCCTTCTTCCGCAGCAGGTCGGGGACGGTGGAGGACGCCCCGGAGCTCTGCCCGGCACCGGCGGCGGCCCCGGCGGCCGCCGCTGACGTGCCGGCCGCCGCGACGGGGCCGGGCGCGCCCCGGCCGCTCACCACGTCGGTCATCTCCGTCAGCTCCTTGCGCACGTCGAGGGCGCGCAGGTCCTCCCGCATGTCCAGACTGTTGCGCAGATCCTTGAGGCCGAGGGCGTCGTCATCGCCCATCAGGTGC contains the following coding sequences:
- a CDS encoding DMT family transporter codes for the protein MPTARSTGAGQGHGTDLFLLAVAVSGISLSAPLIAATAAPALAIAFWRNAMAVGVLTPIALARHRAELAGLSGRTVLLAGAAGALLALHFALWLPSLSMTSVASSTALVTTTPIWTTLLLRLRGHRQPRPVWAGTAVAFAGVLLLTGVDLSLSPRALAGDALALAGGMAAAGYVLLGSEVRRTVSTTAYTFVCYTTTAVLLLVACLVAGADLGAGYSGETWLKLVVLTVTAQLLGHSVLNRVVRGLGPSVTSTAILLETPGAALIAALWLGQTPPAVAYPALGVILAGLLLVLRAPGPAAAGGPEEAAVTEAADPDRPGPGGADDAPSGTPPRASRSA
- a CDS encoding Mrp/NBP35 family ATP-binding protein encodes the protein MATDTYGPAPTDEAVRAALATVNDPEIHRPITDLGMVKSVDIAADGSVAVAVYLTVSGCPMRETIVSRVTEAVRGVAGVTGVEVELDVMSDEQRRELATSLRGGQAEREVPFAQPNSLTRVYCVASGKGGVGKSSVTVNLAAAMAADGLKVGVVDADIYGHSVPRMLGAEGRPTQVEDMIMPPSAHGVKVISIGMFTPGNAPVVWRGPMLHRALQQFLADVYWGDLDVLLLDLPPGTGDIAISVAQLIPNAEILVVTTPQQAAAEVAERAGSIAVQTHQKIVGVVENMSGLPCPHCDEMVDVFGTGGGQRVAEGLSRTTGTNVPVLGAIPIDVRLREGGDEGKPVVLTDPDSPAGAAIRSVAGKLGGRQRGLSGLSLGITPRNKF
- a CDS encoding sec-independent translocase; this translates as MFMDIGALEFVVLFILAVLLFGPDKLPKLIQDVAGFIRKVRQFSDNARDDIRKELGPDYQDFEFQDLHPKRFAQKHLMGDDDALGLKDLRNSLDMREDLRALDVRKELTEMTDVVSGRGAPGPVAAAGTSAAAAGAAAGAGQSSGASSTVPDLLRKKDVEPARTPPPFDADAT